A window of Pyrobaculum aerophilum str. IM2 contains these coding sequences:
- a CDS encoding SPL family radical SAM protein encodes MKIYEIRVKRALAPSGLPEYDYALNPYVGCLHGCHYCYAIDMTRGLPGKMWGEVVYVKTNLLEVLKREAAKYRPGVVGLSTITDPYQPPEAKYRLSRGAIEILAEAGFHVSVQTKSGMAVRDLDLFVKYRDRVDVGVTITTLRDKARILEPLASHPLARARTVEKLAEAGVRVWIFLGPIIPGFNDSPGDIEEVVELAHSTGAELIYDRYRPKPLADARLAAQYRQVRAGEEWWARVKKTVEEICARIGAKCTDAEEEWRSARRRKRYGV; translated from the coding sequence GTGAAGATCTACGAAATTCGCGTGAAAAGGGCCTTAGCGCCCTCCGGCCTCCCAGAGTATGACTACGCCCTCAACCCCTACGTGGGCTGTCTCCACGGCTGTCACTACTGCTATGCCATTGACATGACCAGGGGATTGCCGGGGAAAATGTGGGGGGAAGTGGTGTACGTAAAGACAAACCTCCTAGAGGTGTTGAAGAGGGAGGCGGCTAAGTATAGGCCGGGGGTCGTGGGGCTTTCCACTATCACAGATCCCTACCAGCCCCCCGAGGCGAAGTACAGACTGTCCAGAGGCGCCATTGAGATTTTGGCAGAGGCAGGCTTCCACGTCTCCGTTCAGACAAAATCTGGGATGGCCGTGCGCGACCTAGATCTCTTTGTAAAATATAGGGATAGAGTGGACGTGGGCGTGACTATTACTACGCTGAGAGACAAGGCGAGGATATTAGAGCCCCTCGCCTCCCACCCCCTGGCCAGGGCGAGGACAGTTGAAAAACTTGCTGAGGCAGGGGTTAGGGTGTGGATATTCCTCGGCCCCATAATACCGGGGTTTAACGACAGCCCCGGGGACATAGAGGAGGTAGTGGAGCTGGCCCACTCCACAGGCGCGGAGCTTATATACGACAGGTACAGGCCGAAGCCGCTGGCAGACGCCCGCCTCGCGGCGCAGTACAGACAGGTAAGGGCCGGGGAGGAGTGGTGGGCGCGCGTTAAAAAGACGGTGGAGGAGATATGCGCCAGGATAGGCGCCAAGTGCACAGACGCAGAAGAGGAGTGGAGATCGGCCAGGAGGAGAAAGCGCTATGGCGTGTAG
- a CDS encoding acyl-CoA dehydrogenase family protein translates to MSLLTQEHELARKTAREFAEKYVDPIVRKMDRENYYPRETIRDAGELGILTPTVPAEYGGGGGDLRTAVVVLEELGRISGGFSLLVEALGILFADAVNKHASKRQKEEILPKIASGEKIGAFALSEPCCGSDAAAIQTAAVRRGGEWVINGHKMWITNGHYADYYLVAARTGPREARHKAITVFLLKRSNCVETSQIEVMGVRGTGTAEVKFNNCAASDDDIVGEVNGGWKVIVDTLNVGRTAISGVTVGIARGAFEEALKWARNRELFDRKLIEFQNTQFELAEMYASIETARTLAYYAAYLYDINSPGFLIMSHVAKLQTARIAVDVTRRAVQIEGGFGYSKESKAEMFYRDAKILEIGEGTNEVMKYVIYKLIEKGQ, encoded by the coding sequence ATGAGCCTATTGACTCAAGAACACGAACTCGCCAGAAAGACTGCGAGAGAATTCGCCGAGAAATACGTCGATCCCATTGTGCGCAAAATGGACAGAGAAAACTACTACCCCCGTGAGACAATAAGAGACGCTGGCGAGCTCGGCATCCTCACGCCGACGGTGCCAGCTGAGTATGGGGGAGGCGGAGGGGATTTGAGGACCGCAGTTGTAGTACTAGAGGAATTGGGCAGAATCAGCGGGGGGTTTAGCTTGCTGGTAGAGGCGCTGGGCATACTCTTTGCCGACGCCGTTAATAAACACGCATCTAAGAGGCAGAAGGAAGAGATACTTCCCAAGATCGCCTCTGGGGAAAAAATAGGCGCCTTTGCCCTCTCCGAGCCTTGTTGCGGCTCAGACGCGGCGGCAATTCAGACGGCGGCAGTTAGAAGGGGAGGGGAGTGGGTTATAAACGGCCACAAGATGTGGATAACTAATGGCCACTACGCCGATTATTACCTAGTGGCCGCAAGGACTGGGCCCAGAGAGGCGAGACACAAGGCAATAACAGTCTTTCTCTTAAAGAGGAGCAACTGCGTCGAGACCTCGCAAATTGAAGTAATGGGAGTGAGGGGCACTGGCACCGCCGAGGTAAAATTTAACAACTGCGCGGCAAGCGATGATGATATTGTAGGCGAGGTGAACGGGGGTTGGAAGGTAATAGTAGACACTCTAAACGTGGGGAGGACGGCGATATCTGGAGTGACCGTGGGCATAGCCCGCGGCGCGTTTGAGGAGGCGTTGAAATGGGCGAGGAACAGAGAGCTATTTGACCGGAAGCTAATAGAATTTCAAAACACCCAGTTTGAACTCGCCGAAATGTACGCCTCTATTGAAACCGCCAGGACTCTGGCTTATTACGCCGCCTACCTCTACGACATAAACTCGCCGGGCTTTCTCATAATGTCTCATGTGGCAAAGCTCCAGACAGCCCGCATAGCAGTAGACGTGACGAGGAGGGCGGTGCAAATAGAGGGGGGCTTTGGCTACAGCAAGGAGAGCAAGGCCGAGATGTTCTACAGAGACGCCAAGATATTAGAAATAGGCGAGGGGACAAACGAGGTGATGAAATACGTAATCTACAAACTAATCGAAAAAGGCCAGTAG
- a CDS encoding DUF973 family protein, translated as MEVRELRRGFLGLIVGVPILFFTALALFYAASLSNYYEELPTGARHNPAATMALAITAIIGGVLLAYVSWMFWRGYQAALGDKAAAIGALVLLLGYVVFFLFLPAILAGNVGGVLAAFIIGVALTFVGYVLAFIIPAYRFYTLTKDGIFLAAVILYALFFLGLVTVYIAWILMYVGLGRIEERRASESAGPGISA; from the coding sequence ATGGAGGTGAGGGAGTTGCGCCGTGGCTTCCTCGGGCTCATAGTAGGCGTGCCGATACTATTCTTCACGGCCCTCGCCCTGTTCTACGCGGCCAGCCTGTCAAATTATTACGAGGAGTTGCCCACGGGAGCGAGACACAACCCAGCGGCGACTATGGCGCTGGCAATCACAGCCATTATAGGTGGCGTTTTGCTGGCTTATGTCTCGTGGATGTTTTGGAGGGGGTATCAAGCGGCGTTGGGGGATAAGGCCGCGGCAATCGGGGCGTTAGTATTGCTACTAGGGTATGTGGTCTTCTTCCTATTCCTACCGGCAATATTGGCGGGGAATGTTGGCGGAGTGCTGGCGGCTTTTATCATAGGCGTAGCTCTGACATTTGTTGGCTACGTCCTGGCATTTATAATACCGGCGTACCGCTTTTATACCCTTACGAAAGACGGGATTTTCCTCGCCGCTGTTATCCTCTACGCCCTCTTCTTCCTAGGCTTAGTCACAGTTTACATAGCGTGGATTTTAATGTACGTAGGCCTCGGCCGCATTGAAGAGAGGCGCGCCTCGGAGTCTGCCGGGCCTGGAATCTCGGCGTAA
- a CDS encoding thiolase domain-containing protein: MTSRNINFKHRVAVVGAGLTLFRSRMLETPQELAWLAAKQALDEAGLTLKDIDCVVIGSAPDAFDGVHMKGEYLAEGAGGIHKPVIRVFVGGATGVFVPIAAWWHVASGLCKKVLAVAEEKMSHAAKPHTQYVFRYIWDPIVEKPLNPNLIWIFAMEMHRYMYKCGVKKEDIALVSVKNKRNACGHPSAQLCMPNITVDDVLKSEVLVWPVQLLDISPTSDGAAAVVLASEEEARRITDTPVWIKGIGWTLDTTHWTNRDLAYPEYVRRAAEMAYRMAGIDNPRKQIDVAEPYDPFDYKELHHMEGLGLARKCEAPILTREGVTQRDGDLPINPSGGLLGVGNPIAAAGLMKVAEIFWQVRGEAGARQVKKPVYTGLAQAWGDLMQAGTVIVMGI, from the coding sequence ATGACGAGCCGTAATATTAATTTTAAGCACCGCGTCGCCGTCGTGGGCGCCGGCCTTACTTTATTCAGAAGCAGAATGTTAGAGACCCCCCAAGAGCTGGCCTGGCTTGCGGCAAAACAGGCGCTGGACGAGGCAGGCCTCACGCTGAAGGATATAGACTGCGTCGTGATCGGGAGCGCCCCCGATGCTTTCGACGGCGTTCACATGAAGGGGGAGTATTTGGCCGAGGGCGCCGGGGGCATCCACAAGCCAGTTATAAGGGTGTTCGTAGGCGGCGCTACTGGCGTCTTCGTCCCAATAGCCGCGTGGTGGCATGTGGCATCTGGTCTCTGCAAGAAAGTACTGGCGGTGGCTGAGGAGAAGATGAGCCACGCGGCTAAACCGCATACCCAGTACGTCTTCCGCTACATATGGGATCCCATAGTGGAAAAGCCGTTGAACCCCAACTTAATATGGATATTCGCCATGGAGATGCACCGCTATATGTATAAATGCGGCGTGAAGAAGGAGGACATAGCGCTGGTGTCAGTGAAGAACAAGCGCAATGCGTGCGGCCATCCCTCGGCCCAGCTCTGCATGCCTAACATCACGGTTGACGACGTGTTAAAAAGCGAAGTGCTGGTGTGGCCAGTACAACTGTTAGACATATCTCCCACTAGCGACGGAGCCGCCGCCGTTGTCTTAGCCAGCGAGGAGGAGGCCAGGAGGATAACAGACACGCCAGTGTGGATAAAGGGCATCGGCTGGACTTTAGACACCACCCACTGGACCAACCGCGATCTGGCATACCCAGAGTACGTGCGGCGCGCGGCTGAAATGGCCTACCGCATGGCTGGAATTGACAACCCCAGGAAGCAGATAGACGTGGCGGAGCCCTACGATCCCTTCGACTACAAGGAGCTTCACCACATGGAGGGGCTGGGCCTTGCCAGGAAGTGCGAAGCGCCGATATTGACGAGGGAGGGCGTGACCCAGAGAGACGGGGATCTCCCCATAAACCCGTCTGGCGGCCTCCTGGGAGTCGGCAACCCCATCGCCGCGGCGGGGCTGATGAAAGTGGCTGAGATCTTCTGGCAAGTAAGGGGGGAGGCAGGGGCTAGGCAAGTCAAGAAGCCTGTCTACACAGGCTTGGCGCAGGCGTGGGGCGATTTAATGCAGGCAGGTACTGTGATAGTGATGGGAATATGA
- a CDS encoding phosphoribosylanthranilate isomerase produces the protein MVLVKICGVVRVEDAVLLDGVADYIGFIVEPTSPRSVKPEALRSLRDAVIKSRPVLVTATIPPKEAVDIAAKNEIPVVQYHSTLAPKDFDYAETRGVTLAPVAVYKPGIELKQLVEELLKTPHEYVLVDADKKSQERYEGGLKIPLTLLAEVAPLGRVALAGGITPENAQLIARLNPYMIDVASGVEASPGVKDMNKVKALLKAVGRL, from the coding sequence GTGGTACTTGTAAAAATCTGCGGCGTTGTGAGGGTAGAAGACGCTGTGTTATTAGACGGCGTTGCGGATTACATCGGCTTTATAGTAGAGCCTACAAGCCCTAGATCAGTTAAGCCTGAGGCGCTGAGGTCTTTGAGAGACGCCGTAATAAAGAGCCGACCTGTCTTAGTCACTGCGACAATTCCGCCTAAAGAGGCTGTAGACATAGCGGCAAAGAATGAAATACCCGTGGTACAATACCACTCAACTCTAGCTCCCAAAGACTTTGACTACGCCGAGACACGCGGGGTGACCCTCGCACCAGTGGCTGTTTATAAACCGGGGATAGAGTTAAAGCAGTTGGTAGAGGAGTTATTAAAAACACCACATGAGTACGTGTTAGTTGACGCTGATAAGAAAAGCCAGGAGAGATATGAAGGCGGTTTGAAAATCCCCCTTACCCTCTTGGCAGAGGTGGCCCCCCTAGGGCGGGTGGCGCTGGCCGGCGGCATTACCCCAGAAAACGCCCAGTTAATCGCCAGACTAAACCCCTATATGATCGACGTGGCCAGCGGCGTCGAGGCGAGCCCAGGGGTAAAAGACATGAATAAAGTCAAAGCGTTGTTAAAAGCCGTGGGGAGGCTCTAA
- a CDS encoding vitamin K epoxide reductase family protein produces MNIWLPLLVVFSLGGLVASLLVVYLFYMIGQLPPGCYANVEILPGVTADCVKVLQSEYAYIGPIPLDVAAAFWFIVNIAAALWLYRTLERRAARFVFWWRLLGIAILPYLIYLEFAVLKAVCIYCTIMHAFIIADFVVITMFLRKVAPLIK; encoded by the coding sequence ATGAATATTTGGTTGCCGTTGCTTGTGGTTTTTTCCCTCGGCGGGTTGGTAGCCTCTTTGCTTGTGGTATATCTCTTTTATATGATCGGCCAGCTCCCCCCTGGGTGTTATGCAAATGTTGAAATTTTGCCGGGCGTCACCGCCGACTGCGTAAAGGTATTGCAAAGCGAATATGCCTACATTGGCCCAATTCCGCTCGACGTAGCCGCGGCGTTTTGGTTTATTGTAAACATCGCCGCCGCGCTTTGGCTATACAGGACGCTTGAGAGGAGGGCGGCGCGTTTTGTCTTCTGGTGGCGCCTGTTGGGCATTGCCATACTCCCCTACCTCATATATCTCGAATTCGCAGTGTTGAAGGCAGTATGCATTTACTGTACTATAATGCACGCGTTTATCATTGCTGACTTCGTTGTAATTACTATGTTTCTAAGGAAAGTCGCCCCTTTAATTAAATGA
- a CDS encoding HepT-like ribonuclease domain-containing protein, whose translation MKVLERLRRQLELIKGYAVELESERSYRGIERLEQLIIQALLDLGVMALSALGATPPRVYAQIGEALHRHGVLPLEEASILRALAGLRNILVHGYAAVEPEKILEYSRKIGRDAFRIAEMIVAAVEARGADPPGPVEKIRSVLQGRVRLAYLFGGRAKGYVLKGDYDVAVYLDGGCDLYALGLIQADLSEALGDERVDVVCLNSAPPELVFEALSGIPIIDDVALRAELYAKALAELNDVNITVKRAYTP comes from the coding sequence GTGAAAGTTTTGGAGAGATTGCGCCGGCAGTTGGAGCTTATAAAGGGTTATGCGGTCGAGTTGGAATCTGAGCGTAGTTACCGCGGGATTGAGAGGCTGGAGCAACTCATAATTCAAGCCTTGTTAGATCTCGGCGTGATGGCCTTATCTGCGCTAGGCGCAACGCCCCCTCGCGTTTATGCCCAGATTGGCGAGGCGTTGCACCGCCATGGCGTTTTGCCGCTGGAGGAGGCATCAATTTTGAGGGCGTTGGCAGGCCTGAGGAATATTCTAGTGCACGGCTACGCGGCGGTGGAGCCTGAAAAGATACTGGAGTACTCCAGGAAAATTGGGCGCGACGCGTTTAGAATTGCCGAAATGATCGTGGCGGCGGTAGAGGCAAGGGGGGCAGATCCGCCTGGCCCTGTGGAAAAAATAAGAAGTGTGCTTCAGGGGAGGGTCAGGCTTGCCTACCTCTTTGGGGGCAGGGCGAAGGGCTACGTCCTCAAGGGGGATTACGACGTGGCGGTGTATCTGGACGGCGGCTGTGATCTCTACGCGTTGGGCCTCATACAGGCGGATCTCTCAGAGGCTTTGGGGGACGAGCGGGTTGACGTGGTTTGTCTAAACTCGGCGCCGCCTGAATTAGTATTTGAGGCCCTCTCCGGCATCCCTATTATCGACGACGTGGCTCTAAGGGCTGAGCTCTACGCTAAGGCCCTCGCCGAGTTAAACGATGTTAATATAACAGTCAAACGCGCCTACACGCCATAG
- a CDS encoding DUF504 domain-containing protein has translation MKQIFNKLKWTGKKAYFWYVSRGGAGGEEVASTDDVVEVGSEGLVIRVGSQERYIPYHRIVEIRLESGEVLLNRRK, from the coding sequence ATGAAGCAGATTTTTAATAAGCTCAAGTGGACTGGCAAGAAGGCGTATTTCTGGTATGTGAGCAGAGGCGGCGCAGGGGGCGAGGAGGTGGCCTCTACAGACGACGTTGTTGAAGTGGGCTCTGAGGGCCTCGTCATAAGAGTAGGCTCGCAGGAGAGGTATATTCCCTACCACAGAATAGTGGAAATTAGGCTTGAGAGCGGAGAGGTCTTGCTCAATAGAAGAAAATAG
- a CDS encoding aspartate aminotransferase family protein, translating to MGRIAKYYREYGIRIVKGFMQYVWDDKGQRYIDCNTNHGVVFLGHANPKIVEAVKKQVEEIWAVPLNFATPARERFIEEFSKLLPPKFGVVFLQNTGTEAVEVAIKIAKKVTRKPTIVAFTNSFHGRTMGSLSITWNEKYKKAFEPLYPHVRFGKFNVPHEVDKLIGEDTCCVVVEPIQGEGGVNPATPEFLKALREEAQRKGALLIFDEVQTGFGRTGAVWAFQKYGVEPDIFTAGKPVAGGLPIGLAVAREDFGDVFEPGEHGSTFAGNAVVMAAAAAASRLLREEDVPGRAERIGAELAKALGDTGSRLAVRVKGMGLMLGLELRVKADQFIQPLLERGVMALTAGVNTLRFLPPYMISKEDVEVVHAAVTEVLKKAEQQ from the coding sequence ATGGGGAGGATAGCGAAGTATTACAGGGAGTACGGCATTCGTATAGTCAAGGGCTTTATGCAATACGTCTGGGACGACAAGGGCCAGCGGTATATTGACTGCAACACAAACCACGGAGTAGTCTTCCTCGGACATGCAAATCCCAAAATTGTCGAGGCTGTTAAAAAACAAGTAGAGGAAATATGGGCAGTCCCCCTAAATTTCGCCACCCCCGCCCGGGAGAGGTTCATAGAGGAGTTCTCCAAACTCCTTCCCCCCAAATTCGGCGTGGTGTTCCTCCAGAACACGGGCACTGAGGCCGTAGAGGTCGCCATTAAAATCGCGAAAAAAGTGACGCGGAAGCCCACCATTGTTGCGTTTACAAACAGCTTCCACGGGAGGACTATGGGCTCGCTCTCCATCACGTGGAATGAGAAGTATAAAAAAGCCTTTGAGCCCCTCTACCCCCACGTCCGCTTTGGCAAATTCAACGTCCCCCACGAGGTGGATAAACTAATCGGAGAGGACACTTGTTGCGTCGTTGTGGAGCCCATACAAGGCGAGGGGGGAGTGAACCCGGCCACCCCTGAGTTCTTAAAGGCGTTGAGAGAAGAGGCGCAGAGAAAGGGCGCCCTTCTCATTTTCGACGAAGTGCAGACAGGCTTTGGCAGGACTGGCGCCGTATGGGCCTTTCAGAAATACGGAGTGGAGCCGGACATCTTCACGGCGGGGAAGCCCGTGGCGGGCGGGCTGCCGATCGGCTTGGCGGTGGCCAGGGAGGATTTCGGAGACGTCTTTGAGCCGGGAGAGCACGGCTCTACCTTTGCCGGCAACGCCGTGGTAATGGCAGCGGCGGCCGCCGCCTCCCGCTTGTTAAGAGAGGAGGACGTCCCCGGCAGAGCAGAGCGCATAGGCGCAGAGCTCGCCAAGGCGCTTGGCGATACTGGATCCCGTCTGGCTGTAAGAGTGAAGGGAATGGGGCTTATGCTAGGCCTAGAGCTGAGGGTTAAGGCAGATCAATTCATCCAGCCGCTTTTAGAACGCGGAGTAATGGCCCTAACCGCGGGGGTGAACACTTTGAGGTTCCTTCCGCCGTATATGATATCAAAAGAAGACGTGGAGGTTGTACACGCCGCTGTCACCGAAGTGTTAAAAAAAGCCGAACAACAATAG
- a CDS encoding Zn-ribbon domain-containing OB-fold protein, which produces MTGATKPLNPRGTKYERVDFPVFEFPVVGKARYNYTTGEALGRFLAGLKEGRILGTYCNKCGRVFVPPRMYCSYCFREVDGWVEAKDEGVVVTAVMSYISATRARLEKPVAVGVIKLDIPGRQFDDHFFPGIMHYICGATEEDVKSMRIFGAKVKAKWKPYEQRTGSITDIECFELVRP; this is translated from the coding sequence ATGACCGGCGCCACTAAACCCCTAAACCCAAGAGGCACTAAATACGAGCGCGTGGACTTCCCGGTATTTGAGTTCCCCGTTGTCGGCAAGGCCCGTTACAACTACACGACAGGCGAGGCGCTGGGCCGCTTCCTGGCGGGGCTGAAAGAGGGGAGGATACTGGGCACCTACTGTAATAAATGCGGGAGGGTCTTCGTGCCTCCGCGTATGTACTGCTCCTACTGCTTTAGAGAGGTGGACGGGTGGGTGGAGGCTAAGGACGAGGGCGTTGTGGTCACGGCGGTGATGAGCTATATATCTGCCACAAGGGCGAGGCTCGAGAAGCCTGTGGCCGTGGGCGTCATAAAGCTCGACATACCCGGCAGGCAGTTTGACGACCACTTCTTCCCCGGCATTATGCACTATATATGCGGCGCCACTGAGGAGGACGTGAAGTCCATGCGGATATTCGGGGCCAAGGTGAAGGCCAAGTGGAAGCCTTATGAGCAGAGAACTGGCTCAATCACAGATATAGAATGTTTTGAGCTGGTGAGGCCATGA
- a CDS encoding Zn-ribbon domain-containing OB-fold protein, translated as MRRIKYFPEVMEIEAYVYTAGPIGTKWLETLKAGRLTAAYCPKCGRLFLPPKMYCPFDFEEVKELREIAPLGVVESYTVIEMDFYGEPLKEKKVLAFIKFPGVEGGLLHYVKSDKPRVGMKVKPKWRDERRGLVTDIEYFEEA; from the coding sequence ATGAGGCGCATTAAGTACTTCCCCGAGGTGATGGAGATCGAGGCTTACGTGTACACGGCAGGCCCAATAGGCACTAAATGGCTTGAGACCCTCAAGGCCGGGCGGCTGACGGCGGCTTACTGTCCCAAATGCGGCCGGCTCTTCCTGCCGCCAAAGATGTACTGCCCCTTCGACTTCGAGGAGGTGAAAGAGCTGAGGGAGATAGCGCCTCTAGGCGTTGTGGAGAGTTACACTGTCATAGAGATGGATTTCTACGGCGAGCCGCTGAAGGAGAAGAAAGTACTTGCTTTCATAAAGTTCCCTGGGGTGGAGGGCGGATTGTTACACTACGTGAAGTCCGACAAGCCGAGGGTGGGCATGAAGGTCAAGCCCAAGTGGCGCGACGAGAGGAGGGGGCTGGTGACGGACATAGAGTACTTCGAGGAGGCATGA
- a CDS encoding thiolase domain-containing protein → MRVGIAGIGWFGFQPEVVDYSFREMMFKAAQRAYEDAGGLDPRRDVDAFVSCQEDFWEGIAISDEFAPDPIGGAMKSVYTVTGDGLQCVGQAYMMIKSGLFDVVVVESHAKPSDIMTLNDVMAMATDPIYVRPLGLDNVHALAALEARAYMSKYGVTEEHLDAVVEKAHKAGVKNPRAAYASPGRERSATPIVADPLREADIAKFVDAAVVVVLASERAVREYTDTPVWIDGAWWSTEISSLELHDWSFPIHAREAADGAYQQAKIADPAKEVGFAEVDNRYSFKELQHIEALRLAPKGLAKDLLADGAFCPGGRLPVNLSGGALAEGVPFEAHGLARLSYAVWVMRGDIKAEVDRRDVAVVHSWRGVPTTTSTAVVLRI, encoded by the coding sequence ATGAGGGTAGGAATAGCAGGCATAGGTTGGTTCGGGTTCCAGCCCGAGGTTGTGGACTACTCTTTCCGCGAGATGATGTTTAAAGCGGCTCAGAGGGCTTACGAAGACGCCGGCGGGCTAGACCCGAGAAGAGATGTAGACGCCTTTGTGTCTTGTCAAGAGGATTTCTGGGAGGGCATTGCCATTTCTGACGAATTTGCGCCGGATCCGATTGGCGGCGCCATGAAGTCCGTATACACAGTGACTGGAGACGGCCTGCAGTGTGTTGGGCAGGCCTATATGATGATTAAATCGGGCCTTTTCGACGTAGTTGTTGTGGAATCGCACGCCAAGCCTTCTGACATAATGACGCTAAATGACGTCATGGCGATGGCCACGGATCCCATATACGTCAGGCCCCTCGGGCTGGACAACGTCCACGCGCTGGCAGCGCTGGAGGCCCGGGCTTATATGTCGAAATACGGCGTGACTGAGGAGCATTTAGACGCAGTTGTGGAGAAGGCGCATAAAGCAGGCGTGAAAAACCCAAGGGCAGCCTATGCCTCTCCCGGCAGGGAGAGATCGGCTACTCCAATTGTGGCAGATCCGCTGAGGGAGGCAGACATAGCGAAATTCGTAGACGCGGCTGTGGTTGTGGTCTTGGCGTCGGAAAGGGCTGTGAGGGAGTACACAGACACGCCGGTGTGGATAGACGGGGCGTGGTGGTCTACCGAGATATCCAGCCTCGAGCTCCACGACTGGTCCTTCCCCATACACGCGAGGGAGGCCGCTGACGGGGCGTATCAACAGGCCAAAATTGCAGACCCCGCCAAGGAGGTGGGATTCGCCGAGGTGGACAACCGCTACAGCTTTAAAGAGTTGCAACACATCGAGGCCCTTAGGCTTGCCCCCAAGGGGCTGGCAAAAGACCTCTTGGCCGACGGCGCCTTCTGCCCCGGCGGCAGACTCCCGGTGAATTTAAGCGGCGGCGCCCTCGCAGAGGGAGTGCCTTTTGAGGCACACGGCTTGGCCAGATTAAGCTACGCCGTGTGGGTAATGAGAGGCGATATAAAGGCGGAGGTGGATAGACGCGACGTCGCCGTTGTCCACAGCTGGAGAGGCGTGCCGACGACGACAAGCACAGCGGTGGTGTTGAGGATATGA
- a CDS encoding ATP-binding protein, which produces MRQWQRERVKWVPGWIWELGLEPPALNFVYGPRQTGKTTGLKLLVRELLKRIEPDSVAYLDLDIILSPAELRRAFEYVVGRAARRGVKRLFILLDEVTSVRGWWRVLRYYVNTGVLDRAVVIATGSLTVGLLKTSPIPPGLPGDRALRSLLPRRGRPGGWLPPRRAPPRRGPPAFGPRARTAPPCPGRGGGGNTFMTLPCMSPNFDFSLPSI; this is translated from the coding sequence TTGAGGCAGTGGCAGAGGGAAAGGGTGAAGTGGGTGCCCGGGTGGATATGGGAGCTGGGCCTCGAACCGCCCGCCTTAAATTTTGTCTACGGCCCCCGGCAGACCGGCAAGACCACTGGGCTTAAGCTGTTAGTGAGAGAGCTGTTGAAGAGGATAGAGCCAGACTCAGTGGCGTATTTAGACTTAGACATTATCCTCTCCCCCGCGGAGCTGAGACGCGCCTTTGAGTACGTGGTGGGGAGGGCGGCTAGGCGGGGGGTGAAGAGGCTTTTCATACTGCTAGACGAAGTGACGTCGGTGAGGGGGTGGTGGAGGGTGTTGAGGTACTACGTCAACACTGGCGTGCTGGACAGAGCCGTGGTGATAGCGACTGGCTCCTTGACTGTAGGGCTGTTAAAAACATCCCCTATTCCTCCCGGGCTCCCCGGGGACAGGGCTCTGCGTTCACTCCTCCCGCGGAGGGGCCGCCCGGGGGGCTGGCTTCCCCCTCGGCGGGCTCCGCCCCGAAGGGGCCCACCCGCCTTCGGCCCGCGCGCCAGGACCGCCCCGCCCTGCCCGGGGCGGGGTGGGGGTGGCAATACCTTCATGACTCTCCCCTGCATGTCCCCCAATTTTGATTTCTCCCTTCCCAGTATCTGA